In the Hordeum vulgare subsp. vulgare chromosome 7H, MorexV3_pseudomolecules_assembly, whole genome shotgun sequence genome, one interval contains:
- the LOC123410632 gene encoding putative lipase YDR444W isoform X1 — protein sequence MASTLGSPCRHHHHHRSYNHRRLRPSPPSHARPRSAAGGPPGLNTTKYLCSHPVSTGRGSPVSCSSMEASKSKQGPEHLIVLVHGIMASPSDWTYGEAVLKKRLGDNFFIYASSSNIYAKSFDGINVAGRRLAKEVLDVVQKMAGLKKISFIAHSLGGLFARYAISILYSQQTKETESGTSVMLTSGVSEISRTSGLGPIAGLEPTNFITLATPHLGVRGKNQLPFLQGLSILEKLAAPLAPFIVGRTGAQLFLTDGEPSKPPLLLLMTSDHEDKKFISALAAFKNRILYANVSYDHMVGWKTSSIRRELDLRMPLRRSLDGYKYIVNVEYCSPVSSDGPHFPSRAARAKEAAQSTPNMENTNEYHQMMEEEMIRGLQRVGWKKVDVNFHASLWPYSAHNNMHVKNEWLHNAGAGVIAHVADSMKQTCLPSNL from the exons ATGGCGTCCACGCTTGGATCTccctgccgccaccaccaccaccaccgctcaTATAACCACCGCCGCCtgcgcccctcccctcccagccACGCCCGTCCCCGGAGCGCCGCCGGCGGCCCACCAG GATTGAACACCACAAAATACCTCTGTTCCCATCCAGTGTCCACCGGTAGGGGTTCTCCTGTATCGTGTTCGTCCATGGAAGCATCCAAAAGCAAGCAAGGACCAGAACATCTCATTGTTCTGGTTCATGGTATCATGGCAAG CCCCAGTGACTGGACATATGGGGAAGCAGTGCTGAAAAAGAGGCTTGGTGACAATTTCTTCATCTATG CTAGTTCATCAAACATCTATGCCAAATCTTTTGACGGGATCAATGTAGCTGGAAGGAGGTTAGCGAAAGAA GTCTTGGACGTGGTTCAGAAGATGGCCGGTTTGAAAAAGATTTCCTTCATAGCACATTCTTTGGGTGGTTTGTTTGCTAGATATGCTATTTCTATACTATATTCGCAGCAGACAAAAGAAACTGAAAGTGGTACTAGTGTCATGCTGACAAGTGGAGTATCTGAAATATCACGCACTTCAGGATTAGGTCCCATTGCTGGGTTGGAGCCAACTAATTTTATTACATTGGCAACCCCACATCTTGGTGTTAGAGGAAAAAATCAG CTTCCATTTCTTCAAGGACTATCAATTCTAGAAAAACTTGCAGCACCTTTGGCGCCCTTCATTGTGGGACGCACTGGTGCTCAACTCTTTCTCACTGATGGTGAACCTAGCAAGCCACCTCTCCTTCTACTAATGACATCTGACCATGAGGACAAAAAATTCAT ATCTGCACTAGCAGCTTTTAAGAACCGCATTTTGTATGCTAATGTTTCATATGACC ATATGGTTGGTTGGAAAACATCTTCAATAAGGAGAGAATTGGACCTTAGAATG CCCTTGCGTCGTTCACTTGATGGCTACAAGTACATTGTGAATGTGGAATACTGTTCGCCTGTGTCGTCCGACGGGCCCCATTTTCCTTCGCGGGCTGCCCGAGCTAAAGAAGCTGCACAAAGTACACCGAACATGGAAAATACCAATGAATATCACCAGATGATGGAAG AGGAGATGATTCGTGGTCTGCAGAGAGTGGGTTGGAAGAAAGTAGATGTCAACTTCCATGCATCACTGTGGCCTTACTCTGCTCACAACAACATGCAT GTTAAGAATGAGTGGCTTCACAACGCTGGCGCCGGTGTTATCGCCCACGTCGCGGACAGCATGAAACAGACATGCCTGCCTTCCAACCTGTAA
- the LOC123410634 gene encoding uncharacterized protein LOC123410634 isoform X1, giving the protein MDHRFSEGANCVLDCFSCLDPKGSFSKFNVDKLARLAEIYHEDFSNDDRGTIREQLLTYISQVKRHASFSTCDDVQSLAMKMVETKKNLVFPLVYKLIELALILPVSTASVERAFSAMKIIKNKLRSKINNEWFNDLMICYTERALFKLVDDKDIIRTFTAMKSRRGHLPRDFLWRTIGCMDGVSWWFRRLHFWWQDK; this is encoded by the exons ATGGATCACCGCTTTAGTGAAGGAGCAAATTGTGTGCTTGATTGCTTCTCATGTCTTGATCCCAAGGGCTCTTTCTCCAAGTTCAATGTTGATAAACTTGCTCgtcttgctgaaatttatcatgaagACTTCTCTAATGATGATCGTGGAACAATAAGAGAGCAGCTCCTCACTTACATAAGCCAAGTGAAAAGGCATGCTTCTTtttctacttgtgatgatgttcAAAGTTTGGCTATGAAGATGGTTGAAACTAAGAAAAATTTGGTATTTCCATTGGTATACAAACTTATTGAGTTGGCATTGATATTGCCGGTGTCAACCGCATCTGTTGAGAGAGCATTTTCagcaatgaaaatcatcaagaatAAATTGCGTAGCAAGATCAACAACGAATGGTTCAATGACTTGATGATATGTTACACCGAGCGGGCATTATTCAAGTTAGTTGATGATAAGGATATTATTCGAACATTTACAGCAATGAAGTCTCGGAGAGGACATTTGCCTCGTGATTTTCTTTGGCGCACTATTG GATGTATGGATGGTGTCTCATGGTGGTTTAGACGGCTACACTTTTGGTGGCAAGATAAATAG
- the LOC123408170 gene encoding zinc finger MYM-type protein 1-like: MNQTSRAPKAHKVKINLDMLGAGMKNWIGRYVCGANIVTPQVDDKKIMCCVHEVSKKIMAELGDKQFSVLIDESRDISVKEQMAVMLRFLNDEGKVVERFLALHHVKDTTSNSLKDALYGILDHYKLSISRIRGQGYDGASNMRGEFNGLQKKIIDENPYAFYVHCYAHRLQLVVVSVASSCSSIHDFFEYISLIVTTTTSCKRRDALIEAQHQDILDRLESGEISTGRGLHQSSTLPRPGDTRWGSHHTTLLRLDQMWSSVLKVLSTVDEYGRGPSQAAGLIEKMESFKFAFILKLMLKLFGITNELSKVLQRKDLNIVLAMELVNDVKARLETIRESGWDNLFGDVQEFCDANSILVPNMDEVIPVRGRSRREG; encoded by the exons ATGAACCAAACATCAAGAGCACCCAAAGCGCACAAAGTGAAAATCAACCTCGATATGCTTGGTGCGGGCATGAAAAACTGGATTGGCAGATATGTATGTGGCGCCAACATTGTCACACCACAagttgatgacaagaagatcatgtgttGTGTACATGAAGTTAGCAAGAAGATCATGGCAGAGCTTGGCGATAAACAATTCTCGGTGCTTATTGATGAATCACGTGATATATCTGTGAAAGAGCAAATGGCTGTGATGTTGAG GTTTTTGAATGACGAAGGGAAGGTTGTGGAAAGATTTCTTGCTCTGCATCATGTCAAAGATACTACGTCCAACTCACTAAAGGATGCACTTTATGGTATTCTTGATCATTATAAGTTATCAATTTCAAGGATACGGGGTCAAGGATATGATGGGGCTTCAAATATGAGAGGTGAATTTAACGGTTTGCAGAAAAAGATCATAGATGAAAACCCTTATGCTTTCTACGTTCATTGTTATGCTCACCGCCTGCAGTTGGTGGTTGTGTCTGTTGCTAGTAGTTGCTCATCTATTCATGATTTCTTTGAGTACATCTCCTTGATTGTGACTACAACAACATCTTGCAAGAGAAGGGATGCATTGATCGAGGCACAACACCAAGATATTCTGGATAGACTTGAGAGTGGTGAGATATCTACTGGAAGGGGCTTGCACCAATCATCTACTCTTCCTAGACCGGGAGATACTAGATGGGGTTCACATCATACTACCTTACTTCGTTTGGATCAAATGTGGTCCTCTGTGTTAAAGGTGCTTAGTACAGTTGATGAATATGGACGTGGACCATCTCAAGCAGCGGGTTTGATAGAAAAAATGGAGAGCTTTAAATTTGCTTTCATTTTAAAGCTTATGTTGAAGTTATTTGGCATCACAAATGAGCTTTCAAAAGTATTGCAAAGAAAAGATCTTAATATTGTTCTTGCCATGGAATTAGTTAATGATGTTAAGGCTCGGTTGGAAACGATCAGAGAGAGTGGTTGGGACAATTTATTTGGTGATGTCCAAGAATTTTGTGATGCTAATAGTATTCTAGTACCAAATATGGACGAAGTAATACCAGTTCGTGGTCGTTCAAGGAGAGAGGGATAA
- the LOC123410632 gene encoding lipid droplet phospholipase 1 isoform X2, which translates to MEASKSKQGPEHLIVLVHGIMASPSDWTYGEAVLKKRLGDNFFIYASSSNIYAKSFDGINVAGRRLAKEVLDVVQKMAGLKKISFIAHSLGGLFARYAISILYSQQTKETESGTSVMLTSGVSEISRTSGLGPIAGLEPTNFITLATPHLGVRGKNQLPFLQGLSILEKLAAPLAPFIVGRTGAQLFLTDGEPSKPPLLLLMTSDHEDKKFISALAAFKNRILYANVSYDHMVGWKTSSIRRELDLRMPLRRSLDGYKYIVNVEYCSPVSSDGPHFPSRAARAKEAAQSTPNMENTNEYHQMMEEEMIRGLQRVGWKKVDVNFHASLWPYSAHNNMHVKNEWLHNAGAGVIAHVADSMKQTCLPSNL; encoded by the exons ATGGAAGCATCCAAAAGCAAGCAAGGACCAGAACATCTCATTGTTCTGGTTCATGGTATCATGGCAAG CCCCAGTGACTGGACATATGGGGAAGCAGTGCTGAAAAAGAGGCTTGGTGACAATTTCTTCATCTATG CTAGTTCATCAAACATCTATGCCAAATCTTTTGACGGGATCAATGTAGCTGGAAGGAGGTTAGCGAAAGAA GTCTTGGACGTGGTTCAGAAGATGGCCGGTTTGAAAAAGATTTCCTTCATAGCACATTCTTTGGGTGGTTTGTTTGCTAGATATGCTATTTCTATACTATATTCGCAGCAGACAAAAGAAACTGAAAGTGGTACTAGTGTCATGCTGACAAGTGGAGTATCTGAAATATCACGCACTTCAGGATTAGGTCCCATTGCTGGGTTGGAGCCAACTAATTTTATTACATTGGCAACCCCACATCTTGGTGTTAGAGGAAAAAATCAG CTTCCATTTCTTCAAGGACTATCAATTCTAGAAAAACTTGCAGCACCTTTGGCGCCCTTCATTGTGGGACGCACTGGTGCTCAACTCTTTCTCACTGATGGTGAACCTAGCAAGCCACCTCTCCTTCTACTAATGACATCTGACCATGAGGACAAAAAATTCAT ATCTGCACTAGCAGCTTTTAAGAACCGCATTTTGTATGCTAATGTTTCATATGACC ATATGGTTGGTTGGAAAACATCTTCAATAAGGAGAGAATTGGACCTTAGAATG CCCTTGCGTCGTTCACTTGATGGCTACAAGTACATTGTGAATGTGGAATACTGTTCGCCTGTGTCGTCCGACGGGCCCCATTTTCCTTCGCGGGCTGCCCGAGCTAAAGAAGCTGCACAAAGTACACCGAACATGGAAAATACCAATGAATATCACCAGATGATGGAAG AGGAGATGATTCGTGGTCTGCAGAGAGTGGGTTGGAAGAAAGTAGATGTCAACTTCCATGCATCACTGTGGCCTTACTCTGCTCACAACAACATGCAT GTTAAGAATGAGTGGCTTCACAACGCTGGCGCCGGTGTTATCGCCCACGTCGCGGACAGCATGAAACAGACATGCCTGCCTTCCAACCTGTAA
- the LOC123410634 gene encoding uncharacterized protein LOC123410634 isoform X2 has translation MDHRFSEGANCVLDCFSCLDPKGSFSKFNVDKLARLAEIYHEDFSNDDRGTIREQLLTYISQVKRHASFSTCDDVQSLAMKMVETKKNLVFPLVYKLIELALILPVSTASVERAFSAMKIIKNKLRSKINNEWFNDLMICYTERALFKLVDDKDIIRTFTAMKSRRGHLPRDFLWRTIVSSRMYGWCLMVV, from the exons ATGGATCACCGCTTTAGTGAAGGAGCAAATTGTGTGCTTGATTGCTTCTCATGTCTTGATCCCAAGGGCTCTTTCTCCAAGTTCAATGTTGATAAACTTGCTCgtcttgctgaaatttatcatgaagACTTCTCTAATGATGATCGTGGAACAATAAGAGAGCAGCTCCTCACTTACATAAGCCAAGTGAAAAGGCATGCTTCTTtttctacttgtgatgatgttcAAAGTTTGGCTATGAAGATGGTTGAAACTAAGAAAAATTTGGTATTTCCATTGGTATACAAACTTATTGAGTTGGCATTGATATTGCCGGTGTCAACCGCATCTGTTGAGAGAGCATTTTCagcaatgaaaatcatcaagaatAAATTGCGTAGCAAGATCAACAACGAATGGTTCAATGACTTGATGATATGTTACACCGAGCGGGCATTATTCAAGTTAGTTGATGATAAGGATATTATTCGAACATTTACAGCAATGAAGTCTCGGAGAGGACATTTGCCTCGTGATTTTCTTTGGCGCACTATTG TGTCTTCCAGGATGTATGGATGGTGTCTCATGGTGGTTTAG